One genomic region from uncultured Subdoligranulum sp. encodes:
- a CDS encoding NAD(P)-binding protein, protein MIRLSIETPDRAQQVVQDLCRDMGHRIAANPPGLCPVDMALNFLRLCHAQTCGKCVPCRIGLSQLETLLENVLDQTAPEGTIDLIEQTAAAIVDSADCAIGYEAAAMVLQGVRGFREDYEEHARYGRCICSLKQPVPCVTVCPAHVDIPGYIALIREGQYDDAMDLIRKDNPFPHSCAYVCEHPCERQCRRRLVDDAVNICGLKRYAADHAGAQTPPAPAEDTGKRVAIIGGGPSGLTAAYYLRLMGHSITVFEQREKLGGMLRYGIPDYRLPPEVLQRDIDYILATGMEVKTGVCVGKDLQLPDLQKEYDALYIAIGAHADKKLGLEGENSRNVLSAVEFLRGCGEGNAPDFTGKRIVVIGGGNVSMDATRTSIRLGAESVTCVYRRRVEDMTALPEEIEDAMAEGCQILPLQAPARIEANENGGVSALWTRPQIIGGYGRDGRPAPRDARQKEFRIPCDYLIIAIGQRIESDEFEKGGIGTSRGALKADLSGYVPGTPNVFAGGDAVTGPATVIRAVAAGKVSAANIDSFLGYAHTIGTGVRIPPARLSNTPPCGRIQLKSRNALEARQDFALASCGMTHEEAMQEASRCLRCDHFGYGIFKGGRTTQW, encoded by the coding sequence ATGATACGACTTTCCATCGAGACGCCCGACCGCGCGCAGCAGGTGGTACAGGACCTCTGCCGCGACATGGGGCACCGCATCGCCGCCAACCCGCCGGGGCTCTGCCCGGTGGATATGGCGCTGAATTTTTTGCGCCTGTGCCATGCACAGACCTGCGGCAAATGTGTTCCCTGCCGCATCGGCCTTTCCCAGCTGGAGACCCTGCTGGAAAACGTCCTGGACCAGACTGCGCCGGAAGGCACCATTGATCTCATCGAGCAGACGGCCGCCGCCATTGTGGATTCCGCCGACTGTGCCATCGGCTACGAGGCTGCGGCCATGGTGCTGCAGGGGGTACGGGGCTTCCGGGAAGATTACGAGGAGCACGCCCGGTACGGCCGGTGCATCTGCTCGCTGAAACAGCCGGTGCCCTGCGTGACGGTCTGCCCCGCCCACGTGGATATTCCCGGCTACATTGCCCTGATCCGGGAGGGCCAGTATGACGACGCCATGGACCTCATCCGCAAGGACAACCCCTTCCCCCACTCCTGTGCCTACGTCTGCGAGCACCCCTGTGAACGGCAGTGCCGCCGCCGTCTGGTGGACGACGCCGTCAACATCTGCGGTCTCAAGCGCTATGCCGCCGACCATGCGGGCGCCCAGACCCCGCCGGCCCCCGCCGAGGACACCGGCAAGCGGGTGGCCATCATCGGCGGCGGTCCCAGCGGCCTGACGGCTGCCTACTACCTGCGCCTGATGGGCCACAGCATCACCGTCTTTGAGCAGCGGGAAAAGCTGGGCGGCATGCTGCGCTACGGCATTCCCGACTACCGCCTGCCACCCGAGGTACTTCAGCGGGACATTGATTACATTCTGGCCACCGGCATGGAGGTGAAAACCGGCGTCTGTGTGGGCAAGGACCTGCAGCTGCCCGACCTGCAGAAAGAATACGATGCGCTGTACATTGCCATCGGAGCCCACGCTGACAAGAAGCTGGGCCTGGAGGGTGAAAACAGCCGCAACGTGCTGTCCGCCGTGGAATTCCTGCGCGGCTGCGGCGAGGGCAACGCCCCTGATTTCACCGGCAAGCGCATCGTGGTCATCGGCGGCGGCAACGTGAGCATGGATGCCACCCGCACTTCCATCCGGCTGGGTGCCGAGAGTGTGACCTGCGTCTACCGCCGCCGGGTGGAAGACATGACCGCCCTGCCCGAGGAAATCGAAGACGCCATGGCGGAAGGCTGCCAGATACTGCCCCTGCAGGCCCCGGCCCGCATCGAGGCCAACGAGAACGGGGGGGTCAGCGCCCTGTGGACCCGCCCGCAGATCATCGGCGGATACGGGCGGGACGGCCGCCCCGCCCCGCGGGATGCCCGGCAGAAGGAATTCCGCATCCCCTGCGATTATCTGATCATTGCCATCGGGCAGCGCATCGAATCCGATGAATTTGAAAAGGGCGGCATCGGTACCAGCCGCGGCGCCCTGAAAGCCGATCTGTCGGGATATGTGCCCGGAACCCCCAACGTCTTTGCGGGCGGTGACGCCGTAACCGGGCCCGCCACCGTCATCCGTGCGGTGGCCGCCGGCAAGGTCAGCGCTGCCAACATCGACAGTTTTCTGGGCTACGCCCATACCATCGGCACCGGCGTCAGAATTCCGCCCGCCAGACTGTCCAACACGCCGCCCTGCGGGCGTATCCAGCTCAAGAGCCGCAACGCCCTGGAGGCACGCCAGGACTTTGCCCTGGCCAGCTGCGGCATGACCCACGAGGAAGCCATGCAGGAGGCCAGCCGCTGTCTGCGGTGTGACCACTTCGGCTATGGCATCTTCAAAGGAGGGAGGACGACCCAATGGTGA
- a CDS encoding aspartate carbamoyltransferase regulatory subunit has translation MLTVDEILNGVVIDHITAGTGLGLYHLMELEKLHDASVALLQNVRSQKSGKKDIIKIEGDVSKLNFDILGYLDPKITITVIADGHIVEKIRPKQPQRLVNVIKCTNPRCVTSVEEGCDHIFTLTPSGRYRCIYCEQEFRVKP, from the coding sequence ATGTTAACGGTTGATGAGATTCTGAACGGCGTGGTGATTGACCACATTACCGCCGGTACCGGCCTGGGCCTGTACCACCTGATGGAACTGGAAAAGCTGCACGATGCCAGCGTAGCCCTGCTGCAGAACGTCCGCAGCCAGAAGAGCGGCAAAAAGGACATCATCAAAATTGAGGGTGATGTCAGCAAGCTGAACTTCGACATTCTGGGCTATCTGGACCCCAAAATTACCATCACAGTGATCGCGGACGGACACATCGTGGAGAAAATCCGCCCCAAACAGCCCCAGCGTCTGGTCAACGTGATCAAATGCACCAATCCCCGCTGCGTGACCTCGGTGGAAGAGGGCTGCGACCATATCTTTACGCTCACCCCCAGCGGACGCTACCGCTGCATCTACTGTGAGCAGGAGTTCCGCGTAAAGCCGTAA
- a CDS encoding [FeFe] hydrogenase, group A, giving the protein MVNITVNGAAVRVPEGTTILNAAKAAGVDIPHLCYLKDLNEIGACRVCCVEIEGERNLVPSCNNPVFEGMAIRTNTDRVRRTRRINVELILSQHDCHCATCPRSGNCHLQNVANDLGILENPYPSDLVTGARAQWPRDFPLYRDTNKCIKCMRCIQVCDKVQGVHVWDLSGTGSRTRVDVSGNRRIKESDCALCGQCITHCPTGALRERNDAQRAFDAIADPDKITVVQIAPAVRTAWGETLGLAPEQATVHRMAACLRRLGFDYVFDTSFSADLTIMEEGTEFLHRYQAGETRELPMFTSCCPGWVRYLKSHYPQWTDRLSTAKSPQQMFGAVSKNYFAQKLEVPPEKIYCVSLMPCIAKKQECDLPTMHTEAGRDVDLVLTTRELVRMIRAERLHPETLPEEALDSPLGTYTGAGVIFGATGGVMEAALRTAYYLVNGKNPPAEAFTAVRGQAFAQGWTEAEFDLGGGAMVRTAVVNGLGNTRHLLDAIAAGKVRYDFVEVMACPGGCAGGGGQPQNLDDEERAAQRGQRLYALDQCSTLRFSHENPEIQTLYREALEAPGSELSEEWLHTDHNGWQMPHSTR; this is encoded by the coding sequence ATGGTGAACATCACAGTCAACGGTGCGGCCGTCCGGGTGCCGGAGGGCACCACCATCCTCAACGCTGCCAAGGCCGCCGGGGTGGATATCCCCCATCTGTGCTATCTGAAGGACCTGAACGAGATCGGCGCCTGTCGGGTCTGCTGTGTGGAAATCGAGGGGGAACGCAACCTGGTACCCAGCTGCAACAACCCGGTCTTTGAAGGCATGGCCATCCGCACCAACACCGACCGGGTGCGCCGTACCCGCCGCATCAATGTGGAACTGATCCTGAGCCAGCACGACTGCCATTGCGCCACCTGCCCGCGCAGCGGCAACTGCCATTTACAGAATGTGGCCAACGATCTGGGCATTCTGGAGAACCCCTACCCTTCCGATCTGGTGACCGGTGCCCGGGCCCAATGGCCCCGGGATTTTCCCCTGTACCGCGACACCAACAAGTGCATCAAATGCATGCGCTGCATCCAGGTGTGCGACAAAGTGCAGGGCGTCCATGTGTGGGACCTGTCCGGCACCGGCAGCCGTACCCGGGTGGACGTGAGCGGCAACCGCCGCATCAAGGAGAGTGACTGCGCCCTCTGCGGCCAGTGCATCACCCACTGTCCCACCGGCGCCTTGCGGGAACGCAACGACGCCCAGCGCGCCTTTGATGCCATCGCCGATCCCGATAAGATCACCGTGGTCCAGATCGCTCCCGCCGTGCGCACCGCCTGGGGCGAAACGCTGGGCCTTGCCCCTGAGCAGGCCACCGTGCACCGGATGGCTGCCTGTCTGCGGCGGCTGGGGTTTGACTATGTGTTCGACACCTCCTTCAGTGCTGACCTGACCATCATGGAGGAGGGCACCGAGTTTTTGCACCGCTACCAGGCCGGCGAGACCCGGGAACTGCCCATGTTCACCAGCTGCTGCCCCGGCTGGGTGCGGTATCTCAAAAGCCATTACCCCCAGTGGACCGACCGTCTTTCCACGGCCAAGAGCCCCCAGCAGATGTTCGGCGCCGTGAGCAAAAACTATTTTGCCCAAAAGCTGGAAGTGCCGCCCGAAAAAATTTACTGTGTGTCCCTGATGCCCTGCATTGCCAAAAAGCAGGAATGCGACCTGCCCACCATGCACACCGAGGCCGGCCGGGACGTGGACCTGGTCCTGACCACCCGGGAACTGGTGCGGATGATCCGGGCGGAGCGGCTGCACCCCGAAACGCTGCCCGAAGAAGCCCTGGACTCCCCGCTGGGCACCTACACCGGCGCCGGGGTCATCTTCGGCGCGACCGGCGGCGTGATGGAAGCGGCGCTGCGCACCGCATACTACCTTGTCAACGGGAAGAATCCCCCGGCCGAGGCCTTTACCGCTGTACGCGGGCAGGCCTTTGCTCAGGGCTGGACCGAGGCGGAATTTGACCTGGGTGGCGGCGCCATGGTACGCACCGCCGTGGTCAATGGTCTGGGCAACACCCGCCATCTGCTGGACGCCATTGCCGCCGGCAAGGTCCGCTACGACTTTGTGGAAGTGATGGCCTGTCCGGGCGGTTGCGCGGGCGGCGGCGGACAGCCCCAGAACCTGGACGACGAAGAGCGCGCCGCCCAGCGCGGACAGCGGCTCTACGCCCTGGACCAGTGCAGCACCCTGCGGTTCAGCCACGAAAACCCCGAAATTCAGACCCTCTACCGGGAAGCACTGGAAGCTCCCGGCAGCGAACTTTCCGAAGAATGGCTGCACACTGACCACAACGGCTGGCAGATGCCCCACAGTACCCGGTGA